The Ramlibacter algicola genome segment GCCCGCGACAGCGGGCTTTTTTGCGAGCCCCGGAAAGGGCGCTCGCTACAATGGGTCGAGCAAGATTCATGCCGTTATGAAACCCACCCTGCTGCCCGTCGTTTTGGCGTCCTGCCTCCTGTTGCCACTGGCGGCCAGCGCCGAGAAGGCCGACCGCGACAAGCCGATGAACGTCGAGGCCGACGCGCTGCGCTACGACGACCTGCGCCAGGTCAGCGTCTTCACCGGCCGCGTCGTGCTCACCAAGGGCACGATCCTCATCCGTGGCGCACGCCTGGAGGTGCGGCAGGATCCGGACGGCTACCAGTACGGCGTCGTGACCGCCGCGCCGGGCACGCGCGCCTTCTACCGGCAGAAGCGCGAAGGCCTGGACGAGTGGATCGAGGGCGAGGGCAAGACGATCGACTACGACGGCAAGGCTGATCGCGTGAAGTTCATCGACAACGCCGAGATGCGCCGCCTGCGCGGCACGCAGATCGCCGACGAGATGACCGGCAGCCTGATCACCTACGAGAACACCACCGACGTGTTCACCGTCGACGGCGGCCCGGCGTCGCCGCGCCCCGGCGGCCGCGTCCGCGCGGTGCTCGCGCCGCGCGACGGCGCCTCCGCGCCCGCGGCGGCAGGCAGCGCCCCGCGCGCCGCCGTGCGCAACCCGCAGGTCCCGCCGGCGCAGCTCAAGCCCAGCCCCGGCCTGTCGGGGGAGCCCAAGTGAGGATCGAGTCCGGGGCCGTCGCCGAGACCGGCGCGGCCGCGACGCCGGCACGCAGCCGGCTCGAAGCGCGCCACCTGCAGAAGACCTACGGCAGCCGCAAGGTGGTCAAGGACGTCTCGCTCGGCGTCGACAAGGGTGAGGTCGTCGGCCTGCTGGGCCCCAACGGCGCGGGCAAGACGACGTCGTTCTACATGATCGTCGGCCTGGTGCGCGCCGACGCCGGCGAGATCTCGATCGACGGCCAGCCGGTGGAGCACATGCCGATCCACCGCCGCTCGCGGCTGGGGCTGTCGTACCTGCCGCAGGAAGCGTCGATCTTCCGCAAGCTCAACGTCGCCGACAACGTGCGCGCGGTGCTCGAGCTGCAGCATGACCCCGACGGCAAGCCGCTCTCGCACGAGGCGATCGAGGAGCGCTTGACGGCGCTGCTGCAGGACCTGCGGGTCGACCACCTGCGCGACTCGCCCGCGCTGGCGCTGTCGGGCGGCGAGCGGCGCCGGGTCGAGATCGCGCGCGCGCTCGCGACGCAGCCGCGCTTCATCCTGCTGGACGAACCGTTCGCGGGCATCGACCCGATCGCGGTGATCGAGATCCAGCGAATCATCGGCTTCCTCAAGTCGCGCGGCATCGGCGTGCTGATCACCGACCACAACGTGCGCGAGACGCTGGGCATCTGCGACCACGCGTACATCATCAGCGACGGCGAGGTGCTGGCGCAGGGAACGCCGGCGGACATCGTCAACAACGCGGACGTGCGGCGGGTCTACCTCGGCGAACACTTCCGCATGTGACGCGGCGGCCGCAGTCCCATGAAGCAGGGTCTTTCGCTTCGCGTCTCGCAGCACCTGGCGCTGACGCCGCAGCTGCAGCAGTCGATCCGCCTGCTGCAGCTGTCGACGCTCGAGCTCGCGCAGGAAG includes the following:
- the lptA gene encoding lipopolysaccharide transport periplasmic protein LptA, whose amino-acid sequence is MKPTLLPVVLASCLLLPLAASAEKADRDKPMNVEADALRYDDLRQVSVFTGRVVLTKGTILIRGARLEVRQDPDGYQYGVVTAAPGTRAFYRQKREGLDEWIEGEGKTIDYDGKADRVKFIDNAEMRRLRGTQIADEMTGSLITYENTTDVFTVDGGPASPRPGGRVRAVLAPRDGASAPAAAGSAPRAAVRNPQVPPAQLKPSPGLSGEPK
- the lptB gene encoding LPS export ABC transporter ATP-binding protein, whose translation is MESGAVAETGAAATPARSRLEARHLQKTYGSRKVVKDVSLGVDKGEVVGLLGPNGAGKTTSFYMIVGLVRADAGEISIDGQPVEHMPIHRRSRLGLSYLPQEASIFRKLNVADNVRAVLELQHDPDGKPLSHEAIEERLTALLQDLRVDHLRDSPALALSGGERRRVEIARALATQPRFILLDEPFAGIDPIAVIEIQRIIGFLKSRGIGVLITDHNVRETLGICDHAYIISDGEVLAQGTPADIVNNADVRRVYLGEHFRM